Proteins encoded together in one Desulfosporosinus meridiei DSM 13257 window:
- a CDS encoding non-ribosomal peptide synthetase translates to MNNQLLYPLTFSQQSIWDIETFYKNTSYGNLGVGVILRDDINIDMLEKAVNIILQEHEAIRLRFIMVDGEPRQYVAVFKEYRLNRLDFSHQHGLEEFELWKDQQTRIPFNLLENDLFYIASVRLTNFKVAIYFKFHHLISDAWSLTMIIKEVLNAYKRLMNCEPFIPEQKPSYLSYILEDIDYYNSPKFMERKVFWQQVFQANSEFTSEDKIHGRKDSRAKRMTFTMAHDLSEAVKLFSNKHNVSEFIVFFAVFALYLSKAKGKQDLVIGTPVLNRANFQQRNTAGMFISNVPFPITIDFQWDFLTFINHISKVWKKILKNQRYPYKEILRDLRVKQGFSGAINDVAFSYQISKLDVEGIDLEPFWSFNGHEINTLSLSISDWKDDGELRLDYDYLIKALSDKDIERIHSYLITFLKELINEPTIPLSKISLLTSQEKYELIHGLNLTSLDYPKEKTIHQLFEEQVKKTPEQIALVVNGHKLTYIELNGRANQIAKRLRLKGLTPDSIVGIMMNRSPELMISILAVLKAGGAYLPIDPLYPLARIEEMLCNSRAHLLLTNPVSIEEKELFDMFSKNLELEILDLKDSSLYTVSKSDLINFIRPNNLAYVIYTSGSTGAPKGVMIEHRSVNNLIHALWKFFYFSEKKVIVSLTTVAFDIFVMETLVPLSYGLTLVIANEVEQKSPALLFDLIKKNDIEMLQATPSKIQSLLKDPQCSEGLAPIMDMFIGGEPLTETVLHKLQNVAPAARIYNMYGPTETTVWSMYKELTSETQITLGKPIANTQIYILDQGKQIVPQGVTGEIYIGGEGLARGYLYRNDLTQERFIPNPFHEGQIIYKTGDLGRWTTEGEIEYLGRNDDQVKIRGFRIELDEIRKVLVEHVDVQEAVVISHVDGKKRNYLCAYLVGDKDCSVLDIRTFLEQRLPEYMIPAKFLWLDAIPLTLNLKVDKRSLPAPTAVIQDTKLAPPENLFEEELVRLWTKVLDVEQVGVEDNFFLLGGDSLAIIEILTEVWSKKWDLKAQDFYDYPTVRQLSDKVRGKLKGQKVVDSRKDFPRPPLHYELQGMPDSKPEWQGNVLLTGATGFLGIHLLWELLNSTSGLIYCLMRGSDLEKRFQRLFDSYFPGRIQAYSQRIKIIKGDISQKHFKMTPEGYSELGKNVHSVIHAAGLVKHYGEYSDFEKINVQGTQEVIDFCITFSRPLQHISTISIAGNRLTGDYTNGHFDEVQLYIGQNYLDNLYIRSKFEAEVRVLEASRLGLHAAIFRVGILTGRYSDGHFQENIQENAFYQKLKSFLEIKAISQDMLNQELEFTPVDACAQGIVDIIRTNTQPSRVFHMFNHKKLKMTKLIEILYLLGIKVQILDTKSFYQLIDSYVQSPHSLSGFVLDLTEDQGIAESIAVESTITQAYLAQIGFQWPEITEGYLTKLIKYMVSVGFLLQII, encoded by the coding sequence ATGAACAATCAGTTGCTTTACCCTCTGACTTTTTCACAGCAATCTATTTGGGATATTGAAACGTTCTATAAGAATACAAGTTATGGAAACCTAGGAGTCGGTGTAATTTTACGAGACGATATTAATATAGATATGCTTGAAAAAGCAGTGAACATAATTCTACAAGAGCATGAAGCCATTCGTTTAAGATTCATTATGGTAGATGGAGAGCCCCGCCAGTATGTAGCAGTGTTCAAGGAATATCGTCTTAATCGACTGGATTTTAGTCATCAACACGGACTAGAAGAGTTTGAACTTTGGAAGGATCAACAAACAAGGATACCTTTTAACCTTTTAGAGAATGACTTGTTTTATATTGCCTCTGTGAGATTAACTAACTTTAAAGTGGCAATATATTTTAAATTTCATCATCTTATTTCAGATGCGTGGAGTTTAACTATGATTATAAAAGAAGTCCTTAATGCTTATAAGAGATTAATGAACTGTGAACCCTTTATACCTGAACAAAAACCTTCTTATCTAAGCTATATTTTAGAGGACATTGATTATTATAATTCTCCTAAGTTTATGGAACGGAAGGTTTTCTGGCAACAGGTATTTCAAGCTAATTCAGAGTTTACTTCGGAGGACAAAATTCACGGCAGGAAGGATAGCCGAGCTAAGAGAATGACATTCACAATGGCCCATGACCTCAGCGAAGCCGTAAAGCTTTTTTCGAACAAACACAATGTTTCGGAATTTATAGTCTTCTTCGCAGTATTTGCCCTATACCTATCAAAGGCAAAAGGGAAGCAGGATTTGGTTATTGGCACGCCTGTACTTAACAGGGCAAATTTTCAACAGAGAAATACCGCTGGAATGTTTATTAGCAACGTACCCTTTCCTATAACGATAGATTTTCAATGGGATTTTTTGACCTTCATAAACCATATTTCTAAGGTGTGGAAAAAAATATTAAAAAATCAACGCTATCCATACAAAGAAATTCTGAGAGACCTTCGAGTAAAGCAAGGTTTTTCTGGGGCTATAAACGATGTAGCTTTTTCATATCAGATTTCTAAATTAGATGTCGAAGGTATAGACCTAGAACCCTTTTGGAGTTTTAATGGTCATGAAATTAACACACTATCTTTAAGCATAAGTGATTGGAAGGACGATGGAGAGTTAAGGCTTGATTACGACTACTTAATTAAAGCTTTAAGCGATAAGGATATTGAACGAATTCATAGTTATTTGATAACTTTTTTGAAGGAATTAATTAATGAGCCAACCATACCGTTGTCAAAGATTTCTCTTTTAACAAGTCAAGAAAAGTATGAACTTATTCATGGACTAAATCTCACATCGTTAGATTACCCAAAGGAAAAGACCATTCATCAGTTGTTTGAAGAACAGGTGAAGAAAACGCCCGAGCAAATAGCCTTAGTTGTCAATGGTCATAAATTAACCTACATTGAATTAAATGGACGGGCGAATCAAATAGCTAAAAGGCTAAGACTAAAAGGCCTAACCCCTGATAGTATTGTAGGAATTATGATGAATCGTTCTCCTGAACTAATGATTAGCATTCTGGCAGTCCTTAAAGCAGGAGGCGCTTACCTTCCAATCGATCCTCTGTATCCTCTTGCTAGGATTGAGGAAATGCTGTGTAATAGCAGGGCGCATTTGTTGCTGACAAACCCAGTAAGTATTGAAGAAAAAGAGCTTTTCGACATGTTTTCAAAGAACTTAGAACTAGAAATACTAGATCTTAAGGATTCGTCCTTATACACAGTATCTAAATCGGACTTGATCAATTTTATCAGGCCAAATAATCTAGCCTATGTTATCTATACTTCGGGGTCAACAGGTGCGCCTAAAGGGGTAATGATTGAACATCGCTCTGTAAATAATTTAATTCACGCTTTATGGAAGTTTTTTTATTTCTCTGAGAAGAAGGTAATTGTCTCACTGACCACGGTTGCTTTTGATATTTTTGTTATGGAGACCCTCGTGCCTCTTTCTTATGGGTTAACCTTAGTAATAGCCAACGAAGTTGAACAAAAAAGCCCTGCACTATTGTTTGATCTTATCAAAAAGAATGATATTGAGATGCTTCAAGCTACACCGTCTAAAATTCAGTCTTTGTTAAAAGATCCTCAATGTTCAGAAGGATTGGCACCAATAATGGATATGTTTATTGGCGGAGAACCACTTACTGAAACTGTCCTCCATAAACTGCAAAATGTGGCTCCTGCTGCAAGAATTTACAATATGTATGGGCCTACTGAGACAACAGTATGGTCAATGTACAAGGAGTTAACTTCAGAAACTCAGATAACTTTAGGAAAACCCATCGCCAATACTCAAATTTACATCCTTGATCAAGGGAAACAAATAGTACCACAAGGAGTCACGGGGGAAATTTATATTGGGGGAGAGGGACTTGCCCGCGGGTATCTCTATCGTAACGATCTAACGCAAGAAAGATTCATTCCCAATCCTTTTCATGAAGGACAAATCATCTATAAAACGGGGGATCTTGGACGATGGACAACGGAAGGAGAGATAGAATATCTGGGGCGAAATGACGACCAAGTTAAGATTAGAGGGTTTCGTATTGAGCTGGACGAAATTAGAAAAGTCCTAGTCGAGCATGTGGATGTTCAGGAGGCAGTTGTTATTTCCCATGTTGATGGGAAAAAGAGGAACTATTTGTGTGCTTATTTGGTTGGGGATAAGGATTGTTCTGTTTTAGACATAAGAACTTTTTTAGAGCAAAGGTTACCTGAATACATGATTCCGGCAAAATTTCTTTGGCTGGATGCGATTCCACTTACTCTAAATTTGAAGGTCGATAAAAGGAGCCTTCCTGCCCCAACAGCGGTGATACAAGATACCAAACTGGCCCCACCTGAGAATCTATTTGAAGAAGAATTGGTTAGGCTATGGACTAAAGTATTAGATGTAGAGCAGGTAGGAGTTGAAGATAACTTCTTTCTCCTTGGAGGAGATTCGCTGGCTATTATCGAGATTTTGACCGAGGTTTGGTCCAAAAAGTGGGATTTAAAGGCTCAGGACTTTTATGATTATCCAACAGTTCGACAGCTCTCTGACAAAGTAAGAGGAAAGCTCAAGGGGCAGAAGGTTGTAGATTCTAGGAAAGATTTCCCCCGCCCGCCGTTGCACTATGAACTTCAAGGGATGCCTGATTCTAAGCCGGAGTGGCAGGGGAATGTGCTCTTAACAGGGGCAACCGGATTTCTGGGGATACACTTACTTTGGGAGTTATTAAACAGTACCTCAGGACTAATATATTGTTTAATGCGCGGAAGTGATCTGGAGAAACGGTTTCAACGCTTATTTGACAGCTATTTTCCCGGTAGGATTCAAGCATACTCTCAGCGGATCAAAATTATAAAGGGAGATATTTCGCAAAAGCATTTTAAAATGACCCCTGAAGGATATTCTGAATTGGGGAAGAATGTTCATTCGGTGATTCATGCAGCAGGGCTTGTTAAACATTATGGAGAGTACTCTGATTTTGAGAAGATAAATGTTCAGGGGACTCAGGAAGTAATCGATTTTTGTATAACCTTTAGCAGGCCTTTACAGCATATTTCGACAATCAGCATTGCCGGAAATCGCTTAACCGGGGATTACACTAATGGGCATTTTGACGAAGTTCAGCTATATATCGGTCAAAACTATCTGGATAACTTATATATTAGAAGCAAATTCGAGGCGGAAGTACGAGTTTTGGAAGCGTCAAGGTTAGGATTGCATGCTGCAATTTTCAGAGTGGGGATACTGACCGGAAGATATTCTGACGGACATTTTCAGGAGAATATCCAGGAGAATGCTTTTTATCAGAAACTAAAATCTTTCCTCGAAATAAAGGCCATATCTCAAGATATGCTGAATCAGGAGCTTGAATTTACACCCGTGGATGCTTGCGCTCAAGGAATAGTCGATATAATAAGGACAAATACTCAGCCCAGCCGAGTGTTTCACATGTTTAATCATAAAAAGCTAAAGATGACGAAACTGATTGAGATCCTCTATTTACTAGGTATTAAAGTTCAAATTCTGGATACGAAGTCCTTTTACCAACTGATAGACAGTTATGTACAATCACCCCATTCATTGAGTGGGTTTGTTCTAGATCTTACTGAAGATCAGGGAATTGCAGAAAGTATTGCGGTGGAGAGTACAATTACTCAAGCCTATCTGGCCCAAATAGGATTTCAGTGGCCGGAGATCACAGAAGGTTATTTGACGAAACTAATAAAATATATGGTTAGTGTAGGTTTTTTACTACAAATCATTTGA
- the clpP gene encoding ATP-dependent Clp endopeptidase proteolytic subunit ClpP, with translation MGYLVPMVVEQTNRGERSYDIYSRLLKDRIIFLGGGIDDDVANLVVAQMLFLEAEDPEKDINLYINSPGGSITAGMAIYDTMQYIRSDVRTICIGMAASMGAFLLASGTKGKRVALPNSEVLIHQPLIGGHGLSGQATEIEIHAKQLLRTKAKMNKILAERTGQPIEKVEKDTERDYYMTAEEAKEYGLVDQVLEKLEVATEK, from the coding sequence ATGGGTTATCTGGTTCCAATGGTCGTTGAACAAACAAATCGTGGGGAACGCTCCTACGATATATACTCCCGTCTTCTCAAAGACCGGATTATTTTCCTGGGGGGTGGCATTGATGACGATGTTGCTAACCTAGTCGTAGCACAAATGCTTTTCCTCGAAGCTGAAGATCCGGAGAAGGACATTAATCTTTATATTAATAGCCCTGGGGGTTCTATCACCGCGGGAATGGCTATTTATGACACTATGCAATACATTCGCTCTGACGTGCGGACAATTTGTATTGGAATGGCTGCAAGCATGGGAGCCTTTCTGCTGGCAAGTGGAACAAAAGGAAAACGAGTCGCTTTACCAAACTCGGAGGTCTTGATTCATCAGCCTTTAATCGGCGGGCATGGACTTTCCGGACAAGCGACAGAAATTGAGATACATGCCAAGCAACTGCTGAGGACTAAAGCAAAAATGAACAAAATTCTTGCCGAGAGAACCGGTCAACCCATTGAAAAGGTTGAAAAGGATACAGAACGTGACTATTACATGACTGCCGAAGAAGCTAAAGAATATGGTCTGGTGGATCAAGTGCTGGAAAAGCTTGAAGTTGCTACAGAAAAGTAA
- a CDS encoding glutamate synthase-related protein, with protein sequence MLQWRKSNDVLGTANRGNPSESGLCTLCRADCQGKCENWMSSLKGRKMLYPRDFGTVTAGSSNTTHIGVNYNSLRIQGFNYGAYGLPGSLTKSADDCIFPNVTTETEFGAQVKTKVRVPIMTGALGSTFIAAKYWDSFAIGAALVGFPIVVGENVVGVDKESVLENGKIIKAPELDRRIQTYLNYYDGYGAIIVQMNVEDTRNGVAEYIINKYGNDVILELKWGQGAKDIGGEIQVTSLDYALFLKNRGYVVDPDPTKPEVQEAFKNGALKSFARHSRLGYTDLSNYDEVRADFMKSVDYLRSLGYKRISLKTGSYGMEALAASIKLATDAQLDLLTIDGSGGGTGMSPWNMMETWGVPSILLHAKAYEYASILAAKGHKVVDMAFAGGLAREDHIFKALALGAPFTKLVCMGRGVMIPAFVGANIEGALHPERKDLLNGNWDSLPKTVLEHGSKAEEIFAGYYDIQNKIGADAMKNIPYGAIAVWTLADKLAGGLQQFMAGARKFSLSQIARTDISSANRETEIETGIPFITDFQDEFAKKILNS encoded by the coding sequence ATGTTACAATGGCGTAAATCTAATGATGTTTTAGGAACTGCAAATCGAGGAAATCCAAGTGAATCAGGACTATGTACTCTATGTCGAGCCGATTGCCAAGGAAAATGTGAAAACTGGATGTCAAGTCTCAAAGGCAGAAAAATGTTGTACCCGCGGGATTTTGGTACAGTAACTGCCGGTAGTTCGAACACGACCCATATCGGCGTAAATTATAATTCCCTTCGTATTCAAGGCTTTAATTATGGGGCATATGGTTTACCAGGCTCTTTGACAAAGAGTGCCGATGATTGCATTTTCCCGAATGTAACTACTGAAACAGAATTTGGTGCCCAAGTTAAGACGAAGGTTAGAGTACCTATTATGACCGGAGCTTTAGGCTCAACCTTCATTGCGGCTAAGTACTGGGATTCCTTTGCTATCGGTGCTGCCTTAGTCGGGTTCCCGATAGTCGTCGGTGAAAACGTTGTCGGGGTTGATAAAGAGTCTGTACTGGAAAACGGGAAAATTATCAAAGCACCTGAATTAGACCGTCGAATTCAAACCTATCTCAATTATTACGATGGGTATGGAGCTATCATTGTTCAAATGAATGTTGAAGATACTCGCAATGGAGTTGCTGAATATATTATTAATAAATATGGGAACGATGTTATCCTGGAGCTAAAATGGGGACAAGGAGCAAAAGACATTGGCGGAGAAATTCAGGTAACCAGCCTAGACTACGCTCTGTTCTTAAAAAATAGGGGTTATGTGGTTGATCCCGATCCAACTAAGCCTGAGGTGCAAGAAGCTTTTAAAAATGGTGCCCTTAAGTCTTTCGCACGCCACAGCCGCCTGGGCTATACCGATCTTTCCAATTATGATGAGGTTCGGGCCGATTTCATGAAATCCGTAGATTATCTCAGAAGTCTAGGCTACAAACGAATCTCTCTCAAGACAGGTTCTTATGGGATGGAAGCTTTGGCTGCCTCTATCAAATTGGCGACTGACGCTCAACTTGATTTGTTAACTATTGACGGCTCCGGCGGCGGTACTGGCATGAGCCCATGGAACATGATGGAGACTTGGGGGGTTCCTTCCATCCTTCTCCACGCAAAAGCTTATGAATACGCCAGTATTCTCGCAGCTAAAGGCCACAAAGTTGTCGATATGGCCTTTGCCGGCGGTTTAGCCAGAGAGGATCATATCTTTAAGGCCCTAGCTTTGGGGGCACCTTTTACGAAATTAGTCTGTATGGGTAGAGGGGTCATGATCCCAGCATTTGTTGGTGCAAACATTGAGGGTGCCCTTCATCCCGAACGTAAAGACCTGTTAAATGGCAACTGGGATAGCCTGCCAAAGACTGTGTTGGAACACGGTTCGAAAGCTGAAGAAATTTTTGCGGGCTACTATGATATTCAAAACAAAATTGGTGCAGATGCCATGAAGAACATACCTTATGGTGCCATTGCAGTCTGGACATTAGCGGATAAACTAGCCGGTGGTCTCCAGCAATTCATGGCCGGAGCACGCAAGTTCTCACTCAGTCAAATCGCTCGAACGGATATTTCCTCTGCTAACCGCGAGACGGAAATTGAAACAGGGATTCCTTTCATTACTGATTTCCAAGATGAGTTTGCTAAAAAAATCCTAAATAGTTAA
- a CDS encoding potassium channel family protein, whose translation MAQSKTQPPQNPPYFMPYPLNPNSRIYKPSGTHSSPTVCAPLLRPTPRFTPGYWELLTPAFGGAAVAFFLSLFIEGKKEKKNHHNPYEGTLLKISLIGYSIFALAAAYYAITKAVKESRPSYNNLFTPIAIALVGVILLFTSEYLLLYRYLPSSFEGKVGDDLCLQYFSFLYFSSTTIATGTLGDIQPNNLTARALITIEIMFYVFVMATALPLLLVEKVD comes from the coding sequence GTGGCTCAATCAAAAACCCAGCCTCCGCAAAATCCGCCCTATTTTATGCCCTATCCATTAAACCCCAATTCACGAATTTATAAGCCTTCAGGCACCCATAGTTCTCCGACTGTTTGTGCACCGCTTCTCCGTCCGACACCTAGGTTTACGCCAGGATATTGGGAATTGTTAACACCTGCTTTTGGTGGGGCTGCGGTCGCATTCTTTTTAAGCCTTTTTATCGAAGGAAAGAAGGAAAAGAAAAATCACCATAATCCTTATGAGGGAACTCTTTTAAAGATCAGTCTGATTGGATATTCAATCTTTGCTTTGGCAGCAGCCTATTATGCAATTACAAAGGCCGTAAAAGAATCTCGACCCTCCTATAATAATCTATTTACACCGATTGCTATAGCACTGGTGGGAGTTATACTACTTTTCACCTCCGAATACCTTCTTCTCTACAGATATTTGCCTTCGAGTTTTGAGGGAAAGGTCGGAGATGACTTATGCTTACAGTATTTCTCTTTCTTATATTTTAGTTCGACAACAATTGCTACCGGAACTTTAGGGGACATTCAGCCCAACAATCTGACAGCACGCGCCTTGATTACTATCGAGATTATGTTTTATGTGTTTGTGATGGCAACTGCGCTTCCTCTCCTTCTGGTAGAGAAAGTCGACTAG
- a CDS encoding P-II family nitrogen regulator, with protein MKKIEAIIRPGKLDNVKDALGSNGVNGLTVTQVIGCGKQKGNTQVYRGVEYTIHLIPKVKIEVVVRDTDVDKVIEIITKIARTGEIGDGKIFVSSVENVYTIRTGASGDNAL; from the coding sequence ATGAAAAAGATTGAGGCTATTATCCGACCCGGAAAATTAGACAATGTTAAGGATGCGTTAGGGTCTAATGGAGTCAATGGTTTAACTGTGACTCAAGTAATCGGATGTGGAAAACAAAAAGGGAATACCCAGGTTTATCGGGGAGTGGAGTATACAATTCACCTCATTCCAAAGGTGAAGATCGAAGTTGTTGTTCGTGATACAGATGTTGATAAGGTCATTGAAATAATTACAAAAATAGCCCGAACTGGAGAGATTGGCGATGGTAAAATCTTTGTATCCTCAGTAGAAAATGTCTATACAATAAGAACAGGAGCGAGTGGAGACAACGCTTTATAA
- a CDS encoding PAS domain S-box protein, with protein MVQITRVQRNLVFTEHQEEFSKYKVISNFSRLRILATVLLVLDILFFFTDYSNYKEGLWISTPGYEWLFYSHVALGLGMIIISGLYWRTNLNSVEDVRPVHNTYEILFAVFCLVISAVITGWIDQMLHGQLTVYIIVCFIVAVFFNLSPKVSFLVYFLSYIIVILGIQRYQPNSLILNGHYLNTLLLIFVSWVLSLTLYNAKVKDFLHKNHLERLVKERTKEMENTNQRLMLEMAERKQIESKIFRLASIVESTEDGIIGMDLDGVIIDWNRGAGCIYGYSEEEIVGQSVRKLFPPDNKSELDNILLTISQGKAVSHYESIRQRKDGSIINVYLTVSPIKDDQQRIIGASTIVKDVTAQKKIEKEMTRMDQMSLVGEMAASIGHEIRNPMTTVRGFLQLLGEDGNSSKYSNYIPLMISELDRANQIISEFLSISRSKVTEVAVHNLNNIIKSILPLVQVDAIRNDKGVITELEEIPDLILDEKEMRQMILNLARNGLEAMDHGGVLSIKTLMSNSEVILSIQDQGTGIKPEIMDKLGTPFYTTKETGTGLGLAVCYGIAARHNAMITIQTCPTGSTFFVRFTVPISNN; from the coding sequence ATGGTACAGATTACTAGAGTACAAAGAAATCTCGTTTTCACAGAACATCAAGAAGAGTTCTCTAAGTATAAAGTTATTTCAAATTTTTCCCGTCTGAGAATTTTAGCAACGGTGCTACTCGTTTTAGACATACTGTTTTTTTTTACAGATTATAGTAATTATAAAGAGGGCCTTTGGATTAGCACTCCCGGCTATGAGTGGTTGTTTTATTCGCATGTTGCATTAGGATTAGGGATGATAATAATTTCAGGACTATACTGGCGAACTAACCTAAATTCGGTAGAGGATGTCCGTCCTGTCCATAACACTTATGAGATCTTATTTGCGGTCTTTTGCTTAGTTATCTCTGCAGTGATCACTGGATGGATTGATCAAATGCTCCACGGACAACTAACGGTTTATATTATTGTCTGCTTCATAGTAGCTGTCTTTTTCAATTTGAGTCCAAAAGTTAGCTTTTTGGTTTATTTTCTATCCTATATAATTGTCATTCTGGGAATACAAAGATATCAGCCTAATTCTCTGATACTAAATGGGCATTACCTTAATACTTTGCTCCTGATATTTGTTTCGTGGGTCTTATCACTGACCCTTTATAATGCTAAGGTTAAGGATTTTCTACATAAAAACCACCTTGAAAGATTGGTTAAAGAACGCACGAAAGAGATGGAAAACACTAATCAACGACTAATGCTAGAAATGGCAGAACGCAAGCAAATTGAGAGTAAGATTTTCCGGTTAGCTTCCATTGTAGAGTCCACGGAAGACGGCATTATAGGAATGGATCTTGACGGAGTGATTATCGATTGGAACAGAGGTGCTGGGTGTATTTATGGGTACTCTGAGGAAGAAATAGTGGGTCAGTCAGTTAGGAAACTTTTCCCCCCAGATAACAAGTCCGAGTTAGATAATATTTTGCTAACCATCTCTCAAGGGAAGGCAGTTTCACATTATGAGAGTATTCGGCAAAGGAAAGATGGATCAATTATTAATGTCTATTTAACTGTATCCCCGATTAAGGACGATCAACAAAGGATAATTGGAGCATCAACAATTGTCAAAGACGTTACTGCTCAAAAAAAGATAGAAAAAGAAATGACACGAATGGACCAGATGAGTCTGGTTGGTGAAATGGCCGCAAGTATTGGCCACGAAATTAGAAATCCCATGACAACAGTAAGAGGGTTTTTACAACTTCTGGGCGAGGATGGCAATTCTTCAAAATACAGTAACTATATTCCGCTCATGATTAGTGAACTTGATCGGGCCAATCAAATTATCTCTGAGTTTCTATCTATCAGTCGATCAAAAGTAACCGAGGTGGCAGTACATAATCTTAATAATATTATTAAAAGCATCCTTCCTCTTGTTCAAGTAGATGCGATCAGAAACGATAAGGGGGTAATAACTGAACTAGAGGAGATTCCAGATCTAATATTAGATGAAAAAGAGATGCGCCAGATGATCCTTAACTTAGCGCGAAATGGACTTGAAGCCATGGATCACGGTGGGGTGCTCAGCATAAAGACACTTATGAGTAATAGCGAAGTTATCTTGTCTATCCAAGATCAAGGGACAGGTATCAAGCCTGAAATAATGGATAAGTTAGGAACGCCTTTTTACACTACGAAAGAAACAGGTACAGGATTAGGCCTAGCAGTTTGTTATGGAATTGCTGCTCGTCATAATGCCATGATCACGATACAAACGTGTCCGACTGGATCGACATTCTTTGTAAGGTTTACAGTACCTATATCTAATAACTAA
- a CDS encoding HD-GYP domain-containing protein has protein sequence MIGISYLQTDLDVLKGNYINGTILMVFAWFLSYTLYKMKIQDFISQKTIQQKTKEVEEYNNDLIVTNNRLEESLQALDESQNVIFSLASALESKDTYTRGHSERVANYALQLAQALKLSVPEQQTVWRAAQLHDIGKIGIPDSILNKPGKLNNKEWEIMRSHPEMGETICSTLSFARDFLPLIRHHHERFDGTGYPDALRGETIPFLARIITVADAVDAITSQRSYRPSRTIDYALEELLKGKGSQFDPIIVQAFIELFNYS, from the coding sequence ATGATTGGGATTAGCTATTTGCAAACGGATTTAGACGTCCTTAAAGGAAATTACATTAATGGTACAATTTTAATGGTTTTTGCTTGGTTCCTTTCTTATACATTATATAAAATGAAGATTCAAGATTTTATTAGCCAAAAAACAATTCAACAAAAAACTAAAGAGGTAGAAGAATACAATAACGACCTTATTGTAACTAATAATCGTCTTGAAGAGTCTCTGCAAGCTTTAGACGAATCTCAAAATGTAATATTCAGCTTAGCCTCGGCCTTGGAGTCTAAGGATACATATACACGAGGTCATTCTGAGCGAGTTGCAAACTATGCTCTGCAGCTAGCACAGGCCCTTAAACTTTCAGTGCCTGAACAACAAACTGTTTGGCGGGCAGCCCAATTACATGATATTGGTAAAATCGGAATACCCGATTCAATCTTAAATAAACCTGGCAAACTAAATAATAAAGAATGGGAAATAATGCGTTCACATCCTGAAATGGGAGAAACCATTTGTTCTACACTTAGTTTTGCTCGTGATTTTCTCCCCCTTATTCGCCATCATCACGAGCGATTCGATGGAACAGGTTATCCAGATGCTTTAAGAGGAGAAACAATTCCTTTTTTGGCGCGAATTATAACGGTCGCGGATGCAGTTGATGCAATAACTTCACAGCGTTCCTATCGGCCCAGTCGAACCATCGATTATGCGTTAGAGGAATTACTCAAAGGAAAGGGATCTCAATTTGATCCTATTATCGTTCAAGCCTTCATTGAGTTATTTAATTATTCTTAG